Proteins encoded in a region of the Vitis riparia cultivar Riparia Gloire de Montpellier isolate 1030 unplaced genomic scaffold, EGFV_Vit.rip_1.0 scaffold611_pilon_pilon, whole genome shotgun sequence genome:
- the LOC117910106 gene encoding LOW QUALITY PROTEIN: myosin-14-like (The sequence of the model RefSeq protein was modified relative to this genomic sequence to represent the inferred CDS: deleted 2 bases in 1 codon) produces MEEKVEEEARASELESSVGLHPHGKLLSSYLGLSFSLFLALLPSSSSISQLSTLHLKLLQAEQELCRLKSHRKEDSKANARVVEIFAGHREGWRREEKRMVDQIHAAAEEIACLRARVAELERSEAELKTRVEELTREVGEREEMLGFVAREREEMLGFVARESQYACLDDGKVRLPAEAAEEEEEVGTVYGQPEFVASASKLWSAGGGLWQDVQYEPVESLYHMKHFVARRESPWKVDGESTGVSSKLKLLEQELLNLERVGKSDLSKVPSLMRKQAKRYQALSGKIDDLCQRMQASDPCDPTLSSEFRTQRQTEFLLEAFRLQQRASETSQKFMALQTETGKSRMGGGGGEELGLSTKRSLDSIRNNLKEIQRNLEIWLARIIGDLEGILARDGASRVREYYISRYPFVQ; encoded by the exons ATGGAGGAGAAGGTGGAAGAAGAAGCAAGGGCATCAGAGTTAGAATCATCAGTGGGTCTACACCCCCATGGGAAGCTGCTCTCCTCCTACCTCGGCCTCAGCTTCTCCCTCTTCTTGGCCCTCCTCCCATCCTCCTCCTCAATCTCCCAGCTCTCGACCCTCCATCTCAAGCTGCTCCAAGCTGAACAAGAGCTCTGCCGCCTCAAGTCCCACCGGAAGGAGGACTCCAAAGCCAACGCCAGAGTTGTTGAAATCTTCGCCGGCCACCGCGAAGGCTGGCGCAGGGAGGAGAAGCGTATGGTGGACCAGATCCACGCCGCCGCAGAGGAGATCGCCTGCCTGAGGGCCAGGGTGGCGGAGCTGGAGCGGTCCGAGGCCGAGCTGAAGACCAGGGTGGAGGAGCTCACCAGGGAGGTGGGGGAGAGGGAGGAGATGCTCGGGTTTGTGGCGAGGGAGAGGGAGGAGATGCTCGGGTTTGTGGCGAGGGAGAGCCAGTACGCGTGTTTGGATGACGGGAAAGTTAGGCTTC CGGCGGAAGCAgcggaggaggaggaggaggtgggGACGGTGTACGGTCAGCCGGAGTTTGTGGCTTCGGCTTCCAAGTTGTGGTCGGCCGGAGGTGGTCTGTGGCAG GATGTACAGTATGAACCTGTCGAATCATTGTATCATATGAAGCATTTTGTAGCAAG aaGGGAGTCACCTTGGAAGGTAGATGGAGAATCAACAGGAGTGTCCTCTAAACTTAAATTACTAGAGCAGGAACTGCTGAATTTGGAAAGAGTTGGGAAGAGTGATTTATCAAAGGTGCCATCCTTGATGAGGAAACAGGCAAAGAGATACCAAGCTCTTTCCGGGAAGATTGATGATCTATGCCAAAGAATG CAAGCAAGCGATCCATGCGACCCCACCCTGAGCTCAGAGTTCCGAACTCAAAGACAAACAGAGTTTCTGTTGGAGGCATTTCGACTCCAGCAGCGGGCATCAGAAACCAGTCAAAAGTTCATGGCATTACAAACAGAGACGGGGAAGAGTCGCatgggaggaggaggaggagaggaGCTGGGCCTGAGCACAAAGCGGTCACTGGACTCCATCAGAAACAACCTGAAAGAAATCCAGAGAAACTTGGAGATATGGTTGGCGAGAATCATCGGAGATCTGGAAGGCATTCTGGCCAGAGATGGCGCCTCACGTGTAAGGGAATACTACATCTCTAGATACCCTTTTGTTCAATAG
- the LOC117910109 gene encoding acyl-CoA-binding protein: MGLKEEFEEYAEKAKTLPENTTNENKLILYGLYKQATVGNVNTSRPGIFNLRERAKWDAWKAVEGKSTEEAMNDYITKVKQLLEEAAAAAA; this comes from the exons ATGGGCTTGAAG GAGGAGTTTGAGGAGTATGCTGAGAAAGCTAAGACCCTCCCTGAGAATACAACAAACGAAAACAAACTCATTCTCTATGGGCTCTACAAACAAGCCACTGTTGGGAACGTGAACACCA GCCGTCCGGGGATATTCAACCTGAGGGAGCGAGCAAAGTGGGATGCCTGGAAGGCTGTTGAAG GAAAATCcacagaggaagccatgaacgaCTACATCACCAAGGTCAAACAGTTGCTGGAGgaagctgctgctgctgctgcttgA